In a genomic window of Cytobacillus sp. FSL H8-0458:
- a CDS encoding ethanolamine ammonia-lyase reactivating factor EutA produces MLNRYDPQKENIISAGIDIGTSTTKLVISRFSLMNMAGGTHMPRIEIIEKEVLYQSPIYRTPLLTASSIDIEAVEKLVREEYESAGIVPGDIKTGAVIITGETATKQNAEEMVHYLSDHAGDFLVATAGPDLEGIIAAKGSGAYEFSKRTGKTVANIDIGGGTANAAVYRSGRLCGTCTLHIGGRLIEFADGKVRSISPPVQKILQQWGADLKIEDSRNHPIIKKLTDYMAELIGRMLRRELREDDMPLLLGHEPNWTENIEFIMFSGGISECLYKYEKAGSSPAQYEDIGEVLAQSLRNCTDLAFWKWEKPEETVRATVLGAGTQTTEISGATIHVEGHELPIRNLPVYQISFNHNLEKGLHLIQQAVKKAVEMYDPQKEGQNFALYLTALPYLGFRDIQELSSVLLKSIQVKPKPEQPLIVVLESDHAKVLGQTIKVQESKQSIVCIDQIKVEHGDYIDIGSLLQTNVVPVVIKTLTFHQ; encoded by the coding sequence ATGTTGAATCGTTACGATCCACAAAAAGAGAATATCATCAGCGCTGGAATTGACATCGGAACGAGTACGACCAAACTCGTCATCAGCAGATTTTCTCTCATGAATATGGCAGGCGGAACCCATATGCCGAGAATCGAGATAATAGAAAAAGAAGTGCTCTACCAAAGCCCGATTTACCGGACTCCTCTACTGACGGCCTCATCTATTGATATTGAAGCTGTAGAGAAGCTTGTAAGAGAGGAGTATGAATCTGCAGGAATTGTGCCGGGTGATATTAAAACAGGAGCTGTCATTATTACAGGTGAAACGGCCACAAAACAGAATGCAGAAGAAATGGTCCATTACTTATCTGACCACGCCGGAGATTTTCTGGTGGCAACAGCGGGGCCGGATTTGGAAGGAATCATTGCTGCAAAAGGATCAGGAGCTTATGAGTTTTCTAAAAGGACAGGAAAGACAGTAGCTAATATTGATATTGGCGGAGGCACTGCCAATGCAGCAGTCTATCGTTCCGGAAGGTTATGCGGGACATGTACCCTGCATATCGGCGGCAGACTGATTGAATTTGCTGACGGCAAAGTAAGAAGTATTTCTCCTCCCGTTCAAAAAATCCTTCAGCAATGGGGGGCTGATTTAAAAATAGAGGACAGCCGAAATCACCCTATCATTAAAAAACTGACAGACTACATGGCAGAATTAATTGGCCGAATGCTAAGGAGAGAGCTTCGGGAGGATGATATGCCTCTGCTCTTGGGACATGAGCCGAATTGGACAGAGAATATCGAATTCATCATGTTTTCTGGCGGAATCAGTGAATGCCTGTACAAATATGAGAAAGCAGGTTCCTCACCTGCACAGTATGAAGATATAGGCGAAGTGCTGGCTCAGTCACTGAGGAATTGTACGGATCTGGCATTCTGGAAATGGGAGAAACCGGAAGAAACGGTCAGGGCAACAGTACTCGGAGCAGGCACACAAACAACTGAAATCAGCGGCGCTACCATTCATGTTGAAGGTCATGAATTGCCCATTCGCAACTTGCCAGTATATCAGATCAGTTTTAATCACAATTTGGAAAAGGGTCTCCATCTAATTCAACAGGCAGTAAAAAAGGCGGTTGAAATGTATGATCCCCAGAAGGAGGGACAGAATTTTGCGCTGTATTTAACTGCACTACCCTATCTGGGTTTTCGTGATATTCAAGAGTTATCTTCAGTCCTGCTGAAATCCATACAAGTAAAGCCTAAACCAGAACAGCCGCTTATTGTCGTATTAGAAAGTGACCACGCTAAAGTTCTTGGCCAGACGATAAAAGTTCAGGAATCAAAGCAAAGTATCGTATGCATTGACCAAATAAAGGTAGAGCATGGCGATTACATAGATATCGGCAGCCTGCTTCAAACCAATGTAGTACCTGTTGTCATTAAAACATTGACATTCCATCAGTAA
- a CDS encoding sensor histidine kinase, with the protein MTNFSAEELCTLHTSLSKIDVKRIKEVSANLSLIADLNQANVFVDCLTKEGKHAIVVAEAAPSTAKSVYQKPVAGKFAYEAFEPAVLYTLRTGKDMFLNRALTQEGKTVEQSVVPIMGSEDRVIGALIMEKDISEKLQRQRKLEALSEATKTLSGILIGMAEDRPIIPEVIEEALFFIDHENKVVYNNPSATNLIHEIGKEDCRPGIPLIDCFPCIQKILNEPEELLVKELKMMNKVFRVKKIRLLQLGGKSNGAFIILKDLTELREKEREIAVKSVAIREIHHRVKNNLQTVASLLRLQMRRGVPEESKVHFVESLNRISSIASVYEIILSSSSVDEVDIYSLIEKIGNMLVHEAKHEQKKIHIQYRGPKLLIDSEKAVSLSLVINELIQNCVKHAFKHMHEGIVEVCFEYSNDKIKVEVIDNGEGYSPEAKPSLGLDIVKMMIEHDLSGHFLIERAETGTVAAVQFPFERKAE; encoded by the coding sequence ATGACAAACTTCTCTGCAGAAGAGCTCTGCACTCTTCACACCAGTCTTTCAAAAATAGATGTCAAAAGAATTAAAGAGGTCTCGGCCAATCTTTCATTAATTGCGGACCTGAACCAGGCAAATGTTTTTGTAGACTGCCTTACAAAAGAAGGAAAACATGCAATTGTGGTAGCTGAAGCTGCCCCAAGCACAGCTAAATCTGTTTATCAGAAGCCAGTCGCAGGCAAGTTCGCTTATGAAGCGTTTGAACCCGCCGTTTTGTATACCCTGAGGACCGGGAAAGATATGTTTCTCAATCGCGCGCTGACACAGGAAGGCAAGACGGTTGAACAAAGTGTTGTGCCAATTATGGGATCGGAGGATCGGGTCATAGGGGCACTGATTATGGAAAAGGACATCAGTGAGAAGCTTCAGCGCCAGCGAAAATTGGAAGCGCTATCAGAAGCAACAAAAACTTTAAGCGGGATACTCATTGGAATGGCAGAAGATCGGCCGATTATTCCAGAGGTGATTGAGGAAGCCTTGTTCTTTATTGATCATGAAAATAAGGTAGTCTATAACAATCCATCGGCTACGAATCTCATCCACGAAATCGGGAAGGAAGATTGCAGGCCGGGCATTCCTCTTATTGATTGCTTTCCATGTATTCAAAAGATATTGAACGAACCTGAAGAACTTCTTGTTAAAGAACTGAAAATGATGAATAAGGTTTTCCGTGTGAAAAAAATTCGTCTTCTTCAATTAGGCGGTAAATCGAATGGAGCCTTTATCATCCTTAAAGATCTGACCGAACTCAGAGAAAAAGAACGTGAAATTGCTGTTAAATCTGTGGCCATACGGGAAATCCATCACCGAGTTAAAAATAACCTGCAGACTGTAGCCAGCCTTTTGAGGCTTCAGATGAGAAGGGGTGTGCCGGAAGAAAGCAAGGTGCATTTCGTAGAAAGTCTAAACCGTATCTCAAGTATTGCTTCGGTATATGAAATTATTCTTTCGAGTTCAAGTGTGGATGAAGTGGATATTTATAGCTTAATAGAGAAAATTGGCAATATGCTTGTCCATGAAGCAAAACACGAGCAAAAAAAGATACATATTCAGTACAGGGGACCAAAGCTTTTAATCGACTCTGAAAAAGCTGTATCTCTGTCTCTGGTCATCAATGAACTTATACAGAATTGTGTAAAGCACGCATTTAAACATATGCATGAAGGGATAGTCGAGGTCTGTTTCGAATATTCCAATGATAAAATTAAGGTTGAAGTCATTGATAACGGTGAAGGGTATTCCCCGGAAGCAAAACCTTCTCTAGGCTTGGATATTGTGAAAATGATGATCGAGCACGACCTATCCGGTCATTTTTTAATCGAACGGGCTGAAACAGGGACCGTTGCAGCTGTGCAATTTCCCTTTGAAAGGAAGGCGGAATAG
- the eutC gene encoding ethanolamine ammonia-lyase subunit EutC — translation MNPELIEKVTRLVVEKLQSQQNDDVKEHKSSAGVKFWDHTSKIHHEPSKMPVEVIETGKEATDSLIKIKSYQNTNDIRKTSTDKASHDKTKSFSEKTGIDNPADPVELQALISKTPARIGVGRAGSRPKTDTWLKFRFDHAAAVDAVYGDVNDELITRLGLFKVNTMVEEKEVYIRRPDYGRKLSEEAKKIILTKCEKEPAVQIILSDGLSSSAIEENAEDVYLSLQQSLKSLGLDMGTPFYIEKGRVAVMDEVGDLLKPKVVVLLIGERPGLVSAESLSAYLCYEPRKGTIEADRMVISNIHKGGIPPAEAGAYLGTVIQKVIKYEASGVSLVKKEG, via the coding sequence ATGAATCCTGAACTGATTGAAAAAGTAACACGCCTTGTAGTGGAAAAACTTCAATCCCAGCAAAACGATGATGTGAAGGAGCATAAAAGCAGCGCAGGAGTGAAATTTTGGGACCATACTTCTAAAATCCATCATGAACCATCCAAGATGCCAGTGGAGGTAATCGAAACTGGAAAGGAAGCAACAGACAGTTTAATTAAAATTAAAAGCTATCAGAATACAAATGACATTCGAAAGACCTCAACAGATAAAGCGAGTCATGATAAGACCAAAAGTTTTTCAGAAAAGACAGGCATTGATAATCCCGCAGACCCAGTTGAGCTGCAGGCACTTATCAGCAAAACACCTGCAAGAATCGGGGTGGGAAGAGCAGGTTCAAGACCGAAGACAGACACATGGCTGAAATTCCGCTTCGACCATGCAGCGGCAGTCGATGCTGTCTATGGAGATGTAAATGACGAGCTTATAACCCGTCTCGGACTTTTTAAGGTCAACACGATGGTGGAAGAAAAAGAAGTTTACATCCGCAGGCCCGATTATGGCAGAAAGCTATCAGAGGAAGCCAAGAAGATCATTCTTACTAAATGCGAAAAAGAACCGGCTGTTCAAATCATTCTGTCTGACGGGCTGAGCTCAAGTGCCATCGAAGAAAATGCAGAGGATGTGTATTTATCCCTTCAGCAATCCCTAAAAAGTTTAGGACTTGATATGGGGACCCCTTTTTATATCGAAAAAGGCAGGGTGGCTGTTATGGATGAAGTTGGGGATCTCCTGAAGCCTAAAGTAGTTGTGTTATTGATAGGCGAACGGCCTGGTCTGGTCAGTGCTGAATCATTAAGTGCCTACCTTTGCTATGAACCCCGTAAAGGAACGATCGAAGCTGACCGGATGGTAATTTCCAATATACATAAAGGCGGAATTCCTCCTGCAGAGGCCGGGGCCTATCTTGGAACGGTCATTCAAAAAGTAATTAAATATGAAGCAAGTGGTGTATCGCTCGTTAAAAAGGAAGGGTAG
- a CDS encoding ethanolamine ammonia-lyase subunit EutB, producing the protein MKLQTSHLGNVYQFHNLKDLFAKANEEKSGDRLAGIAAETVQERIAAKLVLSQLTLSDIRENPMLSPEEDEVSRIIESGINEPVYISIKNWSVAELREYILDDGTTGEDLKRISRGLNSEMIAAAAKIMSNLDLVHAANKIEILTKCNITIGYKGTLASRLQPNHPTDNVDGMIASLKEGLSYGIGDAVIGINPVDDSVESVKRLLHATHAFIKDWEIPTQNCVLAHVTAQMKAIEQGAPADMIFQSIAGTEAANRSFGITASLLEEANDMARTLGTGTGPQRLYFETGQGSELSAEAHFGMDQMTLESRNYGFARHYDPYIVNTVVGFIGPEYLYNNKQVIRAGLEDHFMGKMHGIPMGVDICYTNHIKADQNDIEDLGVLLTAAGVNFIIAAPMGDDCMLNYQSMSYHDVATLRQTMNKKPSPIFSDWLEKMGIFENGKLSKIAGDPTIFSR; encoded by the coding sequence ATGAAGCTGCAAACCAGTCATTTAGGGAATGTATACCAGTTTCATAATCTGAAAGATTTATTCGCTAAAGCAAATGAAGAAAAGTCAGGGGACCGACTCGCGGGAATAGCAGCTGAAACCGTCCAGGAAAGAATCGCGGCAAAATTGGTTCTAAGCCAGTTAACCCTATCTGATATCCGCGAAAATCCTATGCTTTCGCCTGAAGAGGATGAGGTTTCGAGAATTATAGAAAGCGGGATAAATGAACCCGTCTATATAAGCATAAAAAATTGGTCAGTGGCTGAACTTCGTGAATATATTCTGGACGATGGCACGACAGGTGAAGATCTAAAACGAATCAGCAGGGGATTGAACAGTGAAATGATCGCCGCTGCCGCAAAAATCATGTCTAATCTTGATCTTGTTCATGCCGCAAATAAAATCGAAATACTCACCAAATGCAATATAACGATTGGATACAAAGGAACCCTGGCTTCCCGTCTGCAGCCAAATCATCCAACCGATAATGTGGATGGCATGATTGCATCACTTAAAGAAGGTCTTTCCTACGGCATAGGGGATGCAGTGATTGGAATTAATCCTGTGGATGATTCGGTTGAAAGTGTAAAGAGATTGCTCCACGCCACTCATGCTTTTATCAAAGACTGGGAAATACCAACACAAAACTGTGTGCTTGCGCATGTAACAGCCCAAATGAAAGCTATCGAACAGGGAGCACCTGCCGATATGATCTTCCAAAGCATAGCAGGAACAGAGGCTGCCAACCGGTCATTTGGAATTACGGCCTCACTTCTTGAGGAAGCAAATGATATGGCAAGAACTCTCGGAACCGGAACCGGGCCTCAACGTTTATATTTTGAAACGGGCCAAGGTTCAGAGCTTTCCGCTGAAGCTCATTTTGGAATGGATCAGATGACACTGGAATCGAGAAATTACGGCTTTGCCCGGCATTATGACCCTTACATCGTAAATACAGTCGTTGGTTTCATTGGGCCTGAGTATTTGTACAACAATAAGCAAGTTATCAGGGCTGGGCTTGAGGACCATTTTATGGGGAAAATGCACGGCATCCCAATGGGTGTTGATATCTGCTATACGAACCATATTAAGGCCGATCAAAATGATATCGAAGACCTTGGCGTTCTGCTGACAGCAGCTGGAGTGAATTTTATTATTGCTGCCCCAATGGGAGATGATTGCATGCTCAATTACCAATCCATGAGCTATCATGATGTAGCCACCTTAAGGCAGACCATGAATAAGAAGCCATCTCCAATATTCAGTGATTGGCTTGAAAAAATGGGAATCTTCGAAAATGGGAAGCTGAGCAAAATCGCAGGCGATCCAACCATTTTTTCACGATAG
- the eutH gene encoding ethanolamine utilization protein EutH, with the protein MEMVGKIVIYIIMACAVAGAFAAIRNSDEGLGKQFMEGLHAVGHIFVPAAGIMASIPYLSWFIDKVCGPFFAAIGADPAIAATAILATDMGGYQLAEVLKQTQEGWIMAMIVGFMAGATIVFSIPMGLAMLDKRDHKYMALGVMSGVLTIPIGAFISSVIIAVSSSSFRDFISTSGEAKYQFALGLGQILLNLSPLLIFVVLIAAGLYFLPDLMINGFMWFGRILDAGIKLVLVFSIVEIFTGLFSTVFGGWGFHPIMADAEDQFRALETAGYIGIMLAGAFPMVYLLQKYAGGPLEALGSKVGLSKEGSAGIVATIANILAMFKLVRTMPPKDKVINISFAVCAAFLLGDHLSFTANFQPTLILPIIAGKISAGVIGIGLAYWLSVPKALELEKKDREAGIIGKDEYLTKEKKVKKAI; encoded by the coding sequence ATGGAAATGGTAGGTAAAATTGTTATTTACATTATCATGGCTTGTGCCGTAGCTGGGGCCTTTGCTGCCATCCGCAACAGTGATGAGGGATTAGGAAAGCAATTTATGGAGGGGCTTCATGCAGTCGGCCATATCTTTGTTCCGGCTGCCGGCATAATGGCATCCATTCCGTATTTATCGTGGTTTATTGATAAGGTCTGCGGCCCATTTTTTGCTGCGATAGGGGCAGATCCTGCCATAGCTGCAACTGCCATATTGGCAACCGATATGGGCGGCTATCAGCTGGCAGAAGTCTTAAAGCAGACACAGGAAGGCTGGATCATGGCGATGATTGTCGGTTTTATGGCGGGTGCAACCATTGTTTTCTCCATACCGATGGGCCTGGCCATGCTTGATAAGAGAGACCATAAATATATGGCTCTTGGTGTGATGTCAGGAGTTCTGACCATTCCAATCGGCGCTTTCATTTCAAGTGTGATTATTGCGGTTTCAAGCTCAAGTTTCAGGGATTTCATTTCCACATCCGGCGAGGCAAAATATCAGTTCGCGCTCGGCTTAGGACAAATCTTATTGAATTTAAGCCCGCTTTTAATCTTTGTTGTATTGATTGCCGCAGGCTTGTATTTCCTTCCAGATTTAATGATCAACGGCTTCATGTGGTTTGGGCGTATTCTAGATGCAGGGATTAAGCTTGTTTTGGTATTTTCAATTGTGGAAATCTTTACGGGCTTATTCTCAACTGTATTTGGAGGCTGGGGCTTCCACCCAATCATGGCAGATGCGGAGGATCAATTCCGGGCGCTTGAAACTGCCGGCTATATTGGAATTATGCTTGCCGGTGCATTCCCGATGGTTTATCTTCTTCAGAAATATGCCGGCGGCCCGCTGGAAGCGCTTGGCAGCAAAGTAGGGTTAAGCAAGGAAGGAAGTGCAGGTATTGTAGCTACAATCGCAAACATCCTTGCTATGTTTAAATTGGTCAGAACAATGCCGCCTAAAGATAAAGTCATTAATATTTCCTTTGCAGTCTGTGCGGCCTTTTTGCTTGGTGATCATTTATCCTTTACAGCAAATTTCCAGCCTACATTAATCCTTCCTATTATAGCCGGTAAAATTTCTGCCGGAGTCATAGGGATAGGATTAGCGTACTGGCTATCTGTACCAAAGGCTCTGGAATTGGAGAAAAAAGACCGTGAAGCTGGCATTATCGGAAAAGATGAATATTTAACGAAAGAAAAAAAAGTAAAAAAAGCAATATAA
- a CDS encoding ANTAR domain-containing response regulator — MKKRIMVVEDESIVRMDLSLMLKDAGYEVVAEAGDGERAVELAFSLKPDLILMDIKMPNLNGLKASEIISNKINTPILLLTAYSQREYIDKAKKANILGYLVKPVNEASLIPAVEIALRQAENANAIREQVETMNQKLNERKIVEKAKGILMEKFNLPEEDAFRKMRKISMNKQVTLENVAKRIIVKYNA, encoded by the coding sequence GTGAAAAAAAGAATTATGGTTGTGGAGGATGAATCCATTGTCCGCATGGACTTAAGCTTGATGCTAAAGGATGCCGGCTACGAAGTAGTTGCTGAGGCAGGCGATGGTGAAAGGGCGGTCGAGCTTGCTTTTTCACTAAAACCTGATTTAATCCTTATGGATATCAAGATGCCTAATCTCAATGGACTTAAAGCAAGTGAAATCATTTCCAATAAAATCAATACGCCCATCCTGCTCCTTACAGCATATAGTCAGCGGGAATATATCGATAAAGCCAAAAAGGCAAATATACTCGGCTACCTTGTTAAGCCGGTTAATGAAGCCAGTCTGATTCCAGCGGTTGAGATTGCGCTCAGGCAGGCAGAGAATGCCAATGCAATCCGGGAACAAGTGGAAACCATGAATCAGAAGTTAAACGAAAGAAAAATAGTTGAAAAAGCAAAAGGCATTTTAATGGAAAAGTTTAACCTGCCCGAAGAAGATGCCTTTAGGAAAATGCGAAAAATCAGCATGAACAAACAGGTTACACTGGAAAATGTGGCAAAGCGGATCATAGTAAAATATAACGCTTAA
- the eutC gene encoding ethanolamine ammonia-lyase subunit EutC, giving the protein MDIQTIVKQVMEELQREGQIKSGDKPENAAVHTEESSVRNIIYEKVKQSGVDLPADRQEIEKVQAITPARIGIGRTGTRMKTRNYLDFRIDHAAAQDAVFKDVSEELLKELKLPVLHSKSETMDQYLMDLDSGRKLHDSSRQWAAENLPKNKQVQIIVSDGLSSTGVEANIRDLLPALVQGLKSKNISLGDPVFIKRSRVWIQDDLASIVNCECVISLIGERPGLATAKSISAYLIFQPNGNTVEADRTVISNIHEGGVPPVEAGAHLADLIEEILKHKASGVKLAQLK; this is encoded by the coding sequence ATGGATATTCAGACAATTGTAAAACAGGTAATGGAAGAACTTCAGAGAGAAGGACAAATAAAAAGCGGAGATAAACCAGAAAACGCTGCCGTACATACAGAGGAATCCAGTGTCCGGAATATCATTTACGAAAAGGTCAAACAATCAGGTGTAGATTTGCCGGCCGATCGGCAAGAGATTGAGAAGGTACAAGCCATCACACCTGCGAGAATTGGGATTGGGCGGACAGGAACCCGAATGAAAACAAGGAATTACCTCGATTTCAGGATAGATCACGCGGCTGCCCAGGATGCTGTTTTCAAAGACGTTTCTGAGGAATTGCTGAAGGAATTAAAGCTGCCGGTGCTTCATTCAAAATCTGAAACGATGGATCAATACTTAATGGACCTGGACAGCGGCCGAAAGCTCCATGATTCATCCAGGCAATGGGCAGCTGAAAATCTTCCCAAAAATAAACAAGTGCAAATCATTGTATCGGATGGGCTGAGTTCAACAGGTGTTGAGGCGAATATAAGAGATTTGCTTCCTGCGCTGGTCCAAGGTCTTAAATCGAAAAATATTTCCCTTGGAGATCCTGTTTTTATAAAGCGGAGCAGGGTTTGGATTCAGGATGATCTTGCTTCTATTGTGAATTGTGAGTGCGTCATTTCACTTATCGGAGAACGGCCTGGATTGGCAACTGCTAAAAGTATTAGTGCCTACCTGATCTTTCAGCCAAATGGAAATACAGTTGAAGCCGATCGCACGGTAATCAGCAATATTCATGAAGGAGGGGTTCCCCCAGTTGAAGCAGGTGCCCATCTGGCAGATTTAATAGAGGAAATATTAAAACATAAAGCAAGCGGTGTAAAATTAGCTCAGCTCAAATAG
- a CDS encoding EutP/PduV family microcompartment system protein — MSKMNRAMLIGSIGAGKSTLTNALLGRKAEAVKTQALNYYDWIVDTPGEYTENPFFYKNIMATALEVTHVLYLQDSTKQKTIFPPGFSTGFNKLPIGVVTKSDAQKSDVNSAFRQLRSVIPTGPIVITSSITGKGLEEIRSLVKCDSLQEMKDYADSLPDNVVIFN; from the coding sequence ATGTCCAAAATGAACAGAGCCATGCTGATCGGTTCCATCGGGGCTGGAAAGTCGACGTTAACAAATGCCCTTCTTGGCCGCAAAGCGGAAGCGGTTAAAACACAGGCATTGAACTATTATGACTGGATTGTGGATACACCTGGGGAATATACAGAAAATCCATTTTTCTATAAAAATATCATGGCTACGGCACTCGAAGTGACCCATGTACTATATTTGCAGGATTCTACTAAACAGAAAACGATTTTTCCGCCGGGATTCAGTACAGGATTTAACAAGCTTCCGATTGGTGTTGTGACAAAAAGCGATGCTCAAAAATCTGACGTGAACTCAGCTTTCAGGCAGCTTAGAAGTGTCATCCCTACAGGACCAATAGTCATCACCTCTTCTATTACCGGAAAAGGTCTTGAAGAAATCCGCAGTCTTGTAAAATGCGATTCTCTTCAGGAAATGAAGGATTATGCAGATTCATTGCCGGATAATGTCGTAATTTTCAATTGA
- a CDS encoding ethanolamine ammonia-lyase subunit EutB encodes MFTCTLKNQTYQFRSIADVLAKASEEKSGDIMAGISAESSLERMAAKVVLSEMTLKKIYENPVIPYEKDEVTRIIYDDLNLFIYKEIANWSVGELRDYILSHQTRTSDLFRISKGLTSEMISAAAKLMSSIDLVMASQKIRPTAHCNTTIGEAGRLAFRCQPNHPIDNPDGILASMKEGLSYGSGDAVIGVNPNNDSVESVSRILHMTHDFIQKWEIPTQNCVLAHITTQMQALKKGAPIALMFQSLAGTQAANEDFGVSKEILDEAFQLMAKHGTSTGPNQLYFETGQGSEVSLDAHLGIDMQTLEARTYGYARHWKPFMVNNVSGFIGPETIYDGKQVIRADLEDLFMGKMHGLPMGIAPTYTNHMQADQNDQEIAGMLTALAGANFYMGVPGGDDVMLSYQDTSYHDDASLREMLGLRPLREFEIWLEKMGIMENGKLTERAGDLSIFK; translated from the coding sequence ATGTTTACATGTACCTTAAAAAACCAAACCTATCAATTCCGTTCTATTGCGGATGTTTTAGCAAAAGCCAGTGAGGAGAAGTCCGGCGATATAATGGCAGGCATTTCTGCAGAATCCTCTCTTGAACGAATGGCAGCCAAAGTGGTGTTAAGTGAAATGACGCTAAAAAAAATTTACGAGAATCCCGTCATACCGTACGAAAAGGATGAAGTCACACGCATTATTTATGATGATCTAAATCTTTTCATTTATAAAGAGATTGCAAATTGGTCTGTTGGGGAATTGCGAGATTATATTTTGTCCCACCAAACGCGCACATCGGATTTGTTCAGAATCAGCAAAGGCCTGACAAGTGAAATGATTTCTGCTGCAGCAAAGCTTATGTCGAGCATTGATCTGGTGATGGCTTCACAGAAGATCCGGCCGACTGCCCATTGCAACACAACGATAGGCGAGGCTGGACGCCTGGCATTCAGGTGCCAGCCAAACCATCCCATTGACAATCCCGATGGTATTCTTGCCTCCATGAAAGAAGGGCTTTCCTATGGATCCGGGGATGCTGTTATTGGTGTGAACCCTAACAATGATTCGGTTGAATCTGTATCGAGAATTCTTCATATGACTCATGATTTTATACAAAAGTGGGAAATCCCAACACAGAACTGTGTACTTGCCCACATTACAACACAGATGCAAGCTCTCAAAAAAGGGGCTCCAATCGCTTTAATGTTCCAGAGTCTTGCAGGTACACAGGCCGCAAATGAAGACTTTGGGGTTTCAAAAGAGATCCTGGATGAAGCCTTTCAGCTGATGGCTAAGCATGGCACCTCAACTGGCCCTAATCAGCTTTATTTTGAAACTGGCCAGGGATCTGAAGTTTCACTGGATGCCCACCTTGGCATTGATATGCAGACACTCGAAGCACGAACCTATGGATATGCCCGTCATTGGAAACCGTTCATGGTTAATAATGTTTCAGGTTTTATCGGGCCTGAGACGATTTACGACGGAAAACAAGTCATCCGCGCAGATCTTGAAGACCTTTTTATGGGGAAAATGCATGGGCTCCCAATGGGGATTGCTCCTACTTATACCAATCATATGCAGGCAGATCAAAATGACCAGGAAATCGCCGGTATGCTTACCGCACTTGCAGGAGCAAATTTTTATATGGGCGTGCCTGGAGGAGACGATGTCATGCTAAGTTACCAGGATACCAGCTATCATGATGATGCCAGTTTAAGAGAAATGCTTGGGCTCCGGCCTCTTCGTGAATTTGAGATATGGCTTGAGAAGATGGGCATAATGGAGAATGGAAAATTGACAGAACGAGCAGGAGATCTATCCATTTTTAAATAG
- the eutS gene encoding ethanolamine utilization microcompartment protein EutS: MNEEKQRFIQEFVPGKQVTLSHLIANPDPDMFEKLGIQQAGALGILTLTPSETVIIAGDLATKAADVQIGFLDRFTGSLVIVGTVSAVQMAMEEINRFLSETLRYTPSEITKS; encoded by the coding sequence ATGAATGAAGAAAAACAACGATTTATACAGGAATTTGTGCCAGGAAAACAAGTAACACTCAGCCATTTAATCGCAAATCCTGATCCGGATATGTTTGAAAAACTCGGGATCCAGCAGGCAGGAGCATTAGGAATTTTAACACTGACACCAAGTGAAACGGTTATCATTGCAGGAGATCTGGCGACAAAAGCTGCAGATGTGCAGATCGGGTTCCTGGACCGGTTCACTGGCAGTCTTGTAATTGTAGGAACCGTTTCAGCTGTGCAAATGGCCATGGAGGAAATCAACCGCTTTCTATCTGAAACACTGAGGTACACTCCTTCGGAAATAACTAAATCATAA